One Frankia alni ACN14a DNA window includes the following coding sequences:
- a CDS encoding RNA polymerase sigma factor → MTLPALELAERTDENRPRSPRRTRRSAASARTPSRSLAAVPDDGDELDVSAVAEVIARGREAGEISRSELRDALESADIGLELLPALIAKLSAAGVELLEEEETTDDVTAATRSTAEHAGTADLVRMYLREIGKVPLLNAAQEVELSKRVEAGLFAEHKLESDPDLPADLRRDLGLLVKDGHAAKQQLVSANLRLVVSVAKKYSGRGMTLLDLVQEGNLGLIRAVEKFDYAKGYKFSTYATWWIRQAIGRALADQARTIRIPVHVVEQINKITRLQRQLVSTLGREPTDEELALELDMPIEQVVELRRYAQDTVSLETSVGDDGDSVLGDFIEDSDATSPADAASYGAMQDEIENVLGGLNPREREVMRLRFGLADGKQHTLAEVGNRLGLTRERIRQIERDTLRELRKPAVAGRLREFLD, encoded by the coding sequence ATGACGCTGCCTGCCCTGGAACTTGCCGAGCGCACCGACGAGAACCGCCCGCGTAGCCCGCGGCGCACTCGCCGGTCCGCTGCCTCTGCCCGTACCCCCAGCCGTTCGCTGGCCGCCGTTCCCGATGACGGCGACGAACTCGATGTGAGTGCCGTCGCCGAGGTCATCGCGCGCGGTCGCGAGGCCGGCGAGATCAGCCGGTCCGAGCTGCGTGACGCGCTCGAGTCCGCGGACATCGGCCTCGAGCTGCTGCCCGCGCTCATCGCCAAGCTGAGCGCCGCCGGCGTCGAACTCCTCGAAGAGGAGGAGACGACCGACGACGTCACCGCCGCCACCCGCTCCACCGCCGAGCACGCCGGCACCGCCGACCTCGTGCGCATGTACCTGCGCGAGATCGGGAAGGTGCCGCTGCTCAACGCCGCGCAGGAGGTCGAGCTCTCCAAGCGGGTCGAGGCCGGTCTCTTCGCCGAGCACAAGCTGGAGTCCGACCCCGACCTGCCCGCGGACCTCCGCCGTGACCTGGGCCTGCTGGTGAAGGACGGCCATGCCGCCAAGCAGCAGCTCGTCTCGGCGAACCTGCGCCTGGTCGTCTCCGTCGCGAAGAAGTACAGCGGCCGCGGGATGACCCTGCTGGACCTGGTCCAGGAGGGCAACCTCGGGCTCATCCGCGCGGTGGAGAAGTTCGACTACGCCAAGGGCTACAAGTTCTCGACCTACGCGACCTGGTGGATTCGCCAGGCCATCGGCCGAGCGCTGGCCGACCAGGCCCGGACCATCCGGATCCCGGTCCACGTGGTCGAGCAGATCAACAAGATCACGCGGCTGCAGCGCCAGCTCGTCTCGACGCTCGGCCGCGAGCCGACCGACGAGGAGCTCGCCCTCGAGCTGGACATGCCGATCGAGCAGGTCGTCGAGCTGCGCCGTTACGCGCAGGACACGGTGAGCCTGGAGACCTCCGTCGGCGACGACGGCGACTCCGTGCTCGGCGACTTCATCGAGGACTCGGACGCGACCTCCCCCGCCGACGCGGCCTCGTACGGCGCGATGCAGGACGAGATCGAGAACGTCCTCGGTGGCCTCAACCCGCGGGAGCGGGAGGTGATGCGGCTGCGCTTCGGCCTCGCCGACGGCAAGCAGCACACCCTCGCCGAGGTGGGTAACCGGCTCGGGCTCACCCGTGAGCGGATCCGCCAGATCGAGCGGGACACGCTGCGTGAGCTGCGCAAGCCCGCCGTCGCCGGCCGGCTGCGGGAGTTTCTCGACTGA
- a CDS encoding MGH1-like glycoside hydrolase domain-containing protein, translating into MSVPSLPAELAELRETAVSVLRGNDLGDITRPSPTLYPHQWLWDSCFIAIGLRHLDPQRAAAEILSLLRGQWPNGMIPHVIFAETTDFYHAGPQRWRCDRVTTTAGGAQSTGVTQPPMIAEAAVRVGALMSDSERGEFYRRLFPGLLRFHQWLYDERDPDDDGLVSLVHSWESGMDNTPTWMEITRPVAPLGVRALRRINGDDALDALRRDSKEVPSDERLTSGDLFTLYRIVRELRRAHYNFREIRRTIVPLVQDVAFNAILVRANEHLSTIAAEIGEVIPARLRRSARRTREAMGELVVDGVYYSRDFRTRTLLRHETIAGLLPLYAGVVPEDRVDEMVKTLTSPRYWSRFGVASVPLDDPNVLPRCYWQGPLWVNMNWLIADGLERYGRLDAAENLRRNTVDVIASSGAMFEYYSPLDGSGAGSNRFSWTAALLIDLLAAER; encoded by the coding sequence ATGTCCGTCCCCAGCCTCCCGGCAGAGCTGGCGGAGTTGCGCGAGACCGCGGTCTCCGTGCTGCGCGGCAACGACCTCGGCGACATCACGCGGCCGTCGCCGACGCTGTACCCACACCAGTGGCTGTGGGACTCCTGCTTCATCGCGATCGGGCTGCGCCATCTCGACCCGCAGCGCGCCGCCGCCGAGATCCTCTCCCTGCTGCGCGGGCAGTGGCCGAACGGCATGATCCCGCACGTGATCTTCGCGGAGACCACCGACTTCTACCATGCGGGTCCGCAGCGCTGGCGCTGCGATCGGGTGACGACCACCGCCGGCGGCGCGCAGAGCACCGGCGTCACGCAACCACCGATGATCGCCGAGGCCGCGGTCCGGGTCGGTGCCCTGATGTCCGACTCCGAACGCGGGGAGTTCTACCGCCGGCTGTTCCCCGGGCTGCTGCGCTTTCACCAGTGGCTCTACGACGAGCGCGACCCGGACGACGACGGTCTGGTGTCACTCGTTCACTCCTGGGAGTCCGGGATGGACAACACCCCGACCTGGATGGAGATCACCAGGCCGGTGGCGCCGCTGGGCGTGCGGGCGCTGCGGCGCATCAACGGCGACGATGCCCTGGACGCACTGCGCCGCGATTCCAAGGAGGTCCCCTCGGACGAGCGGCTCACCTCGGGCGACCTGTTCACGCTGTACCGGATCGTGCGCGAGCTGCGCCGGGCGCACTACAACTTCCGCGAGATTCGGCGGACCATCGTGCCGCTCGTGCAGGACGTGGCGTTCAACGCGATCCTGGTCCGCGCCAACGAGCACCTGAGCACCATCGCCGCCGAGATCGGCGAGGTCATCCCTGCCAGGTTGCGCCGGTCGGCGCGGCGCACCCGGGAGGCGATGGGGGAACTCGTCGTCGACGGCGTCTACTACAGCCGCGACTTTCGGACCCGGACCCTGCTACGCCACGAGACGATCGCCGGCCTGCTGCCGCTCTACGCCGGCGTCGTGCCCGAGGACCGCGTCGACGAGATGGTCAAGACACTCACCTCGCCGCGCTACTGGTCGCGCTTCGGCGTCGCGAGCGTCCCTCTGGACGACCCGAACGTCCTGCCCCGCTGCTACTGGCAGGGCCCCCTCTGGGTCAACATGAACTGGCTGATCGCCGACGGGCTGGAGCGCTACGGTCGGCTCGACGCCGCCGAGAACCTGCGCCGCAACACGGTCGACGTGATCGCCTCCTCCGGGGCGATGTTCGAGTACTACTCGCCACTCGACGGTTCGGGCGCCGGCAGCAACCGGTTCTCCTGGACCGCCGCGCTGCTCATCGACCTGCTCGCCGCCGAACGCTGA
- a CDS encoding vitamin B12-dependent ribonucleotide reductase gives MTESRGTKAGRSAARASGLKIRRSRTTAGVHPYDEVTWETRDVVMTNWRDGSVNFEQRGVEFPESWSVNASNIVTSKYFRGALGTPGRESSLRQLIDRVVRAYGTAGREHGYFATDADAEIFEHELTWMLLHQVFSFNSPVWFNVGTPAPQQVSACFILSVDDTMESILNWYREEGLIFKGGSGAGLNLSRIRSSKELLSSGGTASGPVSFMRGADASAGTIKSGGATRRAAKMVVLDVDHPDIVEFVETKAREEDKIRALRDAGFDMDLGGRDIASVQYQNANNSVRVTDEFMRAVVDGSSFDLRARLDGRTIETIDAKGLFRTIAEAAWACADPGIQYDGTINDWHTCPESGRISASNPCSEYVHLDNSSCNLASLNLLTFLRPDRTFDAEGFVAAVELIITAMDISICFADFPTPEITAVTRAYRQLGIGYANLGALLMASARAYDSDGGRALAASITSLMTATAYRRSAELAGIVGAYDGFARNADAHRRVVRKHSAANDAVRSVHTEDTRVLAAASKEWARAQTLGDKHGWRNAQVSLLAPTGTIGLAMDCDTTGIEPDLALVKMKKLVGGASMRIVNQTVPAALRALGYPEETLEAIVEFIAEHGHVVDAPGLRPEHYDVFDCAIGERAISPMGHVRMMAAVQPFLSGAISKTVNMPSTATVEEVEEIYLEGWRLGLKALAIYRDNCKVGQPLSDVRGAKRDAAASAATAAALAAPPAGAPTPVGTALVGTAAAEIEYRPVRRRLPKTRPSQTVSFAVGGAEGYLTAGSYPDDGLGEVFIKMSKQGSTLAGVMDAFAIAISIGLQYGVPLEAYVSKFINMRFEPAGMTDDPDVRIAQSIMDYLFRRLALDYLDADRRAELGISTAAERLREVNGRYGVQADAVVDPVEAPAGPLADALPGAHAPEPGAGSAVGSAAAGSAVGGSAAGPVGAGSAPPASRPGPGSNGVAVGHGPAHVARELRLATPGESLLAQTVVDAPLCFTCGVTMRPAGSCYVCEQCGSTSGCS, from the coding sequence ATGACCGAAAGTCGCGGCACGAAGGCGGGCAGGTCTGCGGCCAGGGCGAGCGGATTGAAGATCCGGCGCTCGCGCACCACCGCCGGCGTCCACCCGTACGACGAGGTCACCTGGGAGACCCGGGACGTCGTCATGACCAACTGGCGGGACGGCTCGGTCAACTTCGAACAGCGCGGGGTGGAGTTCCCCGAATCCTGGTCGGTCAACGCGTCGAACATCGTGACGAGCAAGTACTTCCGCGGGGCGCTGGGCACGCCGGGCCGGGAGTCCTCCCTGCGCCAGCTCATCGACCGGGTCGTGCGCGCCTACGGCACCGCCGGCCGCGAGCACGGCTACTTCGCCACCGACGCCGACGCCGAGATCTTCGAGCACGAGCTGACCTGGATGCTGCTTCACCAGGTGTTCAGCTTCAACTCCCCGGTCTGGTTCAACGTCGGAACCCCAGCCCCCCAGCAGGTCTCCGCGTGTTTCATCCTTTCAGTTGATGACACTATGGAGTCGATTCTCAACTGGTATCGCGAGGAAGGGCTGATCTTCAAGGGCGGCTCGGGGGCCGGGCTCAACCTGTCCCGCATCCGCTCCTCGAAGGAGCTGCTGTCCTCCGGCGGCACGGCCTCCGGCCCGGTGAGCTTCATGCGCGGCGCGGACGCGTCGGCGGGCACGATCAAGTCGGGTGGGGCGACCCGGCGGGCGGCGAAGATGGTCGTGCTCGACGTCGACCACCCGGACATCGTCGAGTTCGTCGAGACGAAGGCCCGGGAGGAGGACAAGATCCGGGCACTGCGGGACGCCGGGTTCGACATGGACCTCGGCGGGCGGGACATCGCCTCCGTGCAGTACCAGAACGCCAACAACTCGGTCCGGGTCACCGACGAGTTCATGCGCGCGGTCGTCGATGGGAGCAGCTTCGACCTGCGGGCCCGCCTCGACGGTCGGACCATCGAGACGATCGACGCCAAGGGGCTGTTCCGCACCATCGCCGAGGCGGCGTGGGCCTGCGCGGATCCCGGCATCCAGTACGACGGCACGATCAACGACTGGCACACCTGCCCCGAGAGCGGCCGGATCAGCGCCTCCAACCCCTGCAGCGAGTACGTGCACCTGGACAACTCGAGCTGCAACCTCGCGTCGCTGAACCTGCTGACGTTCCTGCGCCCGGACCGGACCTTCGACGCCGAGGGGTTCGTCGCCGCGGTCGAGCTGATCATCACTGCGATGGACATCTCGATCTGCTTCGCGGACTTCCCGACCCCGGAGATCACCGCAGTCACCCGCGCCTACCGCCAGCTCGGCATCGGGTACGCCAACCTCGGGGCGCTGCTCATGGCCAGCGCCCGCGCCTACGACTCCGACGGCGGCCGCGCGCTCGCCGCGTCGATCACCTCGCTGATGACCGCCACCGCCTACCGGCGCTCGGCGGAGCTCGCCGGCATCGTCGGCGCCTACGACGGCTTCGCCCGCAACGCCGACGCGCACCGCCGGGTGGTGCGCAAGCACTCCGCCGCGAACGACGCCGTACGGTCCGTGCACACCGAGGACACCCGGGTCCTCGCCGCGGCGTCCAAGGAGTGGGCCCGGGCGCAGACGCTGGGCGACAAGCACGGCTGGCGCAACGCCCAGGTGAGCCTGCTCGCCCCGACCGGCACGATCGGCCTGGCGATGGACTGCGACACCACCGGCATCGAACCGGACCTCGCCCTGGTGAAGATGAAGAAGCTGGTCGGCGGCGCCAGCATGCGGATCGTCAACCAGACGGTCCCGGCGGCGCTGCGCGCGCTCGGCTACCCGGAGGAGACCCTCGAGGCGATCGTCGAGTTCATCGCCGAGCACGGCCACGTCGTCGACGCCCCCGGCCTGCGTCCGGAGCACTACGACGTGTTCGACTGCGCGATCGGCGAGCGGGCCATCTCCCCGATGGGGCACGTGCGGATGATGGCCGCGGTGCAGCCGTTCCTGTCCGGCGCGATCTCCAAGACGGTGAACATGCCCTCGACCGCGACCGTCGAGGAGGTCGAGGAGATCTACCTGGAGGGCTGGCGGCTGGGCCTGAAGGCGCTGGCGATCTACCGGGACAACTGCAAGGTCGGCCAGCCGCTGTCCGACGTCCGGGGGGCGAAGCGGGACGCCGCGGCGAGCGCCGCGACCGCCGCGGCCCTGGCGGCGCCCCCGGCCGGCGCGCCCACGCCCGTCGGGACCGCGCTCGTCGGGACCGCCGCCGCCGAGATCGAGTACCGGCCGGTGCGCCGGCGGCTGCCGAAGACCCGCCCGTCGCAGACGGTCTCGTTCGCCGTCGGCGGTGCGGAGGGGTACCTGACCGCGGGCTCCTACCCGGACGACGGCCTCGGCGAGGTCTTCATCAAGATGTCGAAGCAGGGCTCCACGCTGGCCGGCGTGATGGACGCCTTCGCGATCGCCATCTCGATCGGCCTGCAGTACGGGGTGCCGCTGGAGGCGTACGTCAGCAAGTTCATCAACATGCGCTTCGAGCCGGCCGGGATGACCGACGACCCGGACGTCCGGATCGCTCAGTCGATCATGGACTACCTGTTCCGCCGGCTGGCTCTGGACTACCTCGACGCCGACCGCCGTGCCGAGCTCGGCATCTCCACCGCGGCCGAACGGCTCCGCGAGGTCAACGGCCGGTACGGAGTGCAGGCCGACGCGGTCGTCGACCCCGTCGAGGCGCCCGCCGGGCCACTCGCGGACGCGCTGCCCGGCGCGCACGCCCCGGAGCCGGGCGCGGGTTCGGCTGTGGGTTCAGCCGCGGCGGGTTCTGCCGTGGGGGGTTCTGCCGCGGGTCCGGTCGGCGCCGGGTCGGCGCCGCCGGCCAGCCGTCCGGGGCCGGGCAGCAACGGGGTCGCTGTCGGCCACGGGCCCGCGCACGTGGCGCGCGAGCTGCGGCTGGCGACGCCCGGCGAGTCGCTGCTCGCCCAGACGGTCGTCGACGCGCCGCTGTGCTTCACCTGCGGGGTGACGATGCGCCCCGCGGGGAGCTGCTACGTCTGCGAGCAGTGCGGCTCCACCAGCGGCTGCAGCTGA
- a CDS encoding LysM peptidoglycan-binding domain-containing protein encodes MRRGAGEPLPPLRLTRRGRVVVVAVVALALAAVLVGVLPRASIAWSGEPPRGHLVLAGETLWEIAVALDPDADTRVVVDRLMRINHLPSVELTPGQFLVLG; translated from the coding sequence GTGCGCCGTGGCGCCGGCGAGCCGCTGCCGCCGCTGCGGCTGACCCGCCGCGGCCGGGTTGTCGTGGTCGCCGTCGTCGCGCTGGCCCTCGCCGCGGTGCTGGTGGGCGTCCTGCCGCGCGCCTCGATCGCGTGGTCCGGCGAGCCGCCGCGGGGTCACCTGGTGCTCGCCGGAGAGACGCTGTGGGAGATCGCCGTTGCGCTCGACCCCGACGCCGACACCCGTGTCGTCGTGGATCGGCTGATGCGGATCAACCATCTCCCCTCGGTCGAGCTCACCCCCGGCCAGTTCCTGGTGCTGGGCTGA
- the lexA gene encoding transcriptional repressor LexA — MTSQGRGTRRGGARGNVRAFPENPADAAGLTPRQRKVLEVIRAEVERRGYPPSVREIGEAVGLTSTSSVAHQLKVLEEKGYLRRDPNRPRAMEVLSPDRPRRKADSGAAAVVSTFPGAAAAPAGVGGEGSAAYVPVLGRIAAGGPILAEQAIEDVFPLPKEIVGEGTLFLLRVVGESMINAAICDGDWVVVRQQPVADNGEIVAAMIDGEATVKRLRVRDGKIWLHPENPTFSDIPGEEATILGRIVAVLRRI; from the coding sequence ATGACCAGCCAAGGCAGGGGTACACGCCGGGGCGGGGCCCGCGGCAACGTGCGGGCCTTTCCCGAAAACCCCGCGGACGCAGCCGGCCTGACCCCCCGGCAGCGCAAGGTGCTCGAGGTCATCCGGGCCGAGGTGGAACGGCGCGGGTACCCGCCCAGCGTGCGGGAGATCGGGGAGGCGGTGGGGCTGACCAGCACGAGCAGCGTGGCGCATCAGCTCAAGGTGCTGGAGGAGAAGGGCTACCTGCGCCGGGACCCGAACCGTCCGCGGGCCATGGAGGTGCTCAGCCCCGACCGGCCACGGCGCAAGGCCGATTCCGGCGCGGCGGCTGTCGTGTCGACGTTCCCGGGCGCCGCGGCGGCGCCGGCCGGGGTGGGCGGCGAGGGGTCCGCGGCCTACGTGCCGGTCCTCGGGCGGATCGCCGCCGGCGGGCCGATCCTGGCCGAGCAGGCGATCGAGGACGTCTTTCCCCTGCCGAAGGAGATCGTCGGCGAGGGCACTCTGTTCCTGCTCCGGGTCGTCGGCGAGTCGATGATCAATGCAGCGATCTGTGACGGCGACTGGGTGGTGGTGCGCCAGCAGCCGGTCGCGGACAACGGTGAGATCGTCGCCGCGATGATCGACGGCGAGGCGACGGTCAAGCGCCTACGGGTCCGCGACGGGAAGATCTGGCTGCACCCGGAGAATCCGACGTTCAGCGACATCCCCGGCGAGGAGGCGACGATCCTCGGGCGGATCGTCGCCGTGCTGCGCCGGATCTGA
- the hflX gene encoding GTPase HflX: protein MTLPADALTASTFDRSLIDLADADSAYLSGFYDDSGDGFDLEERAALRRVPGLATELDDVTEVEYRQLRLEQVVLIGVWTSGSLRSAEASMAELAALATTAGSVVLDALVQRRDRPDASTYVGSGKARELAEVVAATGADTVICDGELTPGQLRQLEEVVKVKVIDRTALILDIFAQHATSREGKAQVELAQLQYMLPRLRGWGESMSRAAASGGGRAPIGTRGPGETKIETDRRRLRARMARLRRELAGMATVRETKRSARRRGEVPAVAIAGYTNAGKSSLLNRLTGAGVLVEDALFATLDPTVRRATLPDGRAFTLTDTVGFVRHLPHQIVEAFRSTLEEVADADLILHVVDGSAPDPAAQISAVREVLNDIDAGNVAELIVVNKVDATEPTVLAGLRQLAPDAVFVSARTGEGLTALVDALCARVPHPDVEMKVLVPYTRGDLVSRVHAHGEVLELEHTADGTRLLARVSPSLAAELHAFQP from the coding sequence ATGACTCTTCCTGCCGACGCCCTGACGGCGTCCACTTTCGACAGATCCCTCATCGACCTCGCCGATGCGGATTCGGCGTACCTCTCGGGTTTCTATGACGATTCGGGAGACGGCTTCGACCTGGAGGAGCGCGCGGCACTGCGCCGTGTGCCCGGGCTGGCCACCGAGCTCGACGACGTCACCGAGGTCGAGTACCGCCAGCTTCGGCTGGAGCAGGTCGTCCTCATCGGAGTGTGGACGTCGGGTTCGCTGCGGTCGGCCGAGGCCTCCATGGCGGAGCTCGCCGCCCTCGCGACCACGGCGGGTTCGGTCGTGCTCGACGCGCTCGTGCAGCGTCGCGACCGGCCGGACGCGTCGACCTATGTCGGGTCCGGCAAGGCCCGCGAACTCGCCGAGGTCGTCGCCGCGACCGGCGCGGACACGGTGATCTGCGACGGCGAGCTCACCCCGGGCCAGCTGCGCCAGCTCGAGGAGGTCGTCAAGGTCAAGGTCATCGACCGGACGGCGCTCATCCTCGACATCTTCGCCCAGCACGCGACGTCCCGGGAGGGCAAGGCTCAGGTCGAGCTCGCCCAGCTCCAGTACATGCTGCCCCGCCTGCGTGGCTGGGGTGAGTCGATGTCCCGCGCTGCGGCCAGCGGCGGCGGACGTGCCCCCATCGGGACCCGTGGACCCGGCGAGACGAAGATCGAGACGGACCGCCGGCGACTGCGCGCCCGGATGGCACGCCTGCGCCGGGAGCTCGCCGGGATGGCGACCGTGCGGGAGACGAAGCGGTCGGCTCGCCGGCGCGGCGAGGTGCCCGCGGTGGCGATCGCCGGCTACACCAACGCCGGCAAGTCATCGCTGCTCAACCGTCTCACCGGCGCCGGCGTCCTCGTCGAGGACGCGCTGTTCGCCACGCTGGACCCGACCGTGCGGCGCGCGACCCTGCCGGACGGCCGGGCGTTCACCCTCACCGACACGGTCGGCTTCGTCCGGCACCTGCCGCACCAGATCGTCGAGGCGTTCCGCTCGACCCTGGAGGAGGTCGCCGACGCGGACCTCATCCTGCACGTCGTCGACGGCTCCGCTCCCGACCCGGCCGCCCAGATCTCCGCGGTGCGCGAGGTGCTCAACGACATCGACGCGGGCAACGTTGCCGAGTTGATTGTCGTGAACAAGGTTGACGCCACCGAGCCGACCGTCCTCGCCGGCCTGCGCCAGCTCGCGCCCGACGCTGTCTTCGTCTCGGCGCGCACGGGGGAGGGGTTGACCGCGCTCGTCGACGCCCTGTGCGCCCGGGTTCCCCACCCCGACGTGGAGATGAAGGTCCTCGTCCCCTACACGCGGGGCGATCTCGTCTCACGGGTGCACGCCCACGGCGAGGTGCTCGAGTTGGAGCACACCGCGGACGGCACCCGCCTGCTCGCGAGGGTGTCCCCGTCGCTCGCCGCGGAACTGCACGCCTTCCAGCCCTGA
- a CDS encoding helix-turn-helix transcriptional regulator, with protein sequence MYRERPATRLPATIWSAHGPSGPAGGLDQAGADPLRRRLPAGGPAPDGRVAQVHRILPDGCIDIIWSSDGRLIVAGPDTVATLASWAPGVRHLGLRFDPGCGPARLGVPAAELRDRRSELADLWGAGPARRLAERLADAGDPAWVLETCVAARPRHPALGDPLMPTIVAGIRAGLPVAEVARAAALSERQLLRRCRQMFGYGPKTLARILRLQDALRSARAGRRLAVVAADAGYADQAHLAREVRALAGVTLTSLLDPPPRPRRTAGDKPAGSCGQAVATAGSGANRSTWLPSGSRTVA encoded by the coding sequence GTGTACCGGGAACGACCGGCGACCCGGCTGCCGGCCACGATCTGGTCCGCGCACGGCCCGTCCGGGCCTGCCGGCGGCCTCGATCAGGCGGGGGCCGACCCGCTGCGGCGACGCCTGCCAGCGGGTGGCCCGGCCCCCGACGGGCGGGTGGCGCAGGTCCACCGGATCCTGCCCGACGGCTGCATCGACATCATCTGGAGCTCCGACGGCCGACTGATCGTCGCCGGCCCGGACACGGTCGCCACGCTCGCGAGCTGGGCGCCGGGGGTGCGCCACCTCGGCCTGCGCTTCGATCCCGGGTGCGGTCCGGCCCGGCTCGGGGTGCCCGCCGCGGAGCTGCGCGACCGCCGCTCGGAGCTTGCCGACCTGTGGGGCGCGGGGCCGGCTCGGCGACTCGCCGAGCGGCTCGCCGACGCGGGCGACCCGGCGTGGGTGCTCGAGACGTGCGTTGCCGCCCGTCCCCGCCACCCGGCACTGGGCGATCCGCTCATGCCGACGATCGTCGCCGGCATCCGGGCCGGATTGCCGGTGGCCGAGGTGGCGCGGGCAGCCGCGCTCAGCGAACGTCAGCTCCTGCGCCGCTGCCGGCAGATGTTCGGGTATGGCCCGAAGACACTCGCCCGCATCCTGCGGCTGCAGGACGCGCTGCGCTCGGCGCGGGCCGGCCGGCGCCTGGCGGTGGTGGCCGCCGACGCCGGCTACGCCGATCAGGCCCATCTGGCCCGGGAGGTGCGTGCCCTGGCCGGCGTCACGCTGACCAGCCTGCTGGACCCCCCGCCGAGGCCCCGGAGGACGGCGGGGGACAAGCCTGCCGGTTCTTGCGGTCAGGCAGTCGCGACGGCGGGTAGCGGGGCGAACAGGTCGACGTGGTTGCCGTCCGGATCGAGGACGGTCGCGTAG
- a CDS encoding VOC family protein yields MPSTFSLIGLIVADMGRSLAFYRLLGLDPPAGADAEPHVEVSLPGGLRLAFDTEETIRSFDPDWSPATGGAGRVTLAFACDSPAEVDALHADLLAAGHPGHLPPWDAFWGQRYATVLDPDGNHVDLFAPLPAVATA; encoded by the coding sequence ATGCCATCCACGTTCAGTCTCATCGGCCTGATCGTCGCCGACATGGGCCGCAGCCTGGCCTTCTACCGCCTGCTCGGGCTCGACCCGCCGGCCGGCGCCGACGCCGAACCGCACGTCGAGGTGTCCCTGCCCGGCGGGCTGCGCCTGGCCTTCGACACCGAGGAGACGATCCGTTCCTTCGACCCGGACTGGTCGCCGGCCACCGGCGGCGCCGGGCGGGTGACCCTGGCCTTCGCCTGTGACAGTCCCGCCGAGGTGGACGCGCTCCACGCCGACCTGCTCGCCGCCGGCCACCCCGGCCACCTGCCGCCCTGGGACGCCTTCTGGGGCCAGCGCTACGCGACCGTCCTCGATCCGGACGGCAACCACGTCGACCTGTTCGCCCCGCTACCCGCCGTCGCGACTGCCTGA
- the dapF gene encoding diaminopimelate epimerase yields the protein MRDDRELRFVKGHGTGNDFVVLPDPDGDLELTADLVRALCDRRTGVGADGVLRVVLSAAVPEVAPLAGAARWFMDYRNADGSVAEMCGNGARVFARYLVAAGYAQPGRFTIATRAGLRLVEVPAAGDVTVDMGPPRLSAGAGSAVTVAERDFTAVGVSMGNPHAVCFADDLDVPALRDLDLTRPPAFSPVDFPDGVNVEIVVERPGGVAMRVYERGVGETASCGTGACAVAVAWAARQGLRPTPGSALASEPAPDAEPGQSAAAGVRPSAVSGVRHGAGAAPSAVEVEVEVDVPGGGLVVVWRPGTVLLRGPAELVYDGVLRPASLGPATLGPADPGGQGAAASADVAGVADATEILAAAGLPGSSGR from the coding sequence GTGCGGGACGACCGGGAGCTGCGCTTCGTCAAGGGCCATGGCACGGGCAACGACTTCGTCGTGCTGCCCGACCCGGACGGCGACCTCGAGCTCACCGCGGACCTGGTCCGTGCGTTGTGCGACCGGCGCACCGGCGTCGGCGCGGACGGCGTGCTGCGGGTCGTGCTGTCCGCCGCCGTCCCCGAGGTCGCCCCCCTCGCCGGGGCCGCCCGCTGGTTCATGGACTACCGCAACGCCGACGGGTCCGTCGCCGAGATGTGCGGCAACGGCGCCCGCGTGTTCGCCCGCTACCTGGTCGCCGCCGGCTACGCCCAGCCCGGCCGCTTCACCATCGCGACCCGCGCCGGCCTGCGCCTCGTGGAGGTGCCGGCCGCGGGGGACGTCACGGTCGACATGGGGCCGCCGAGGCTGTCTGCCGGGGCCGGGTCGGCGGTGACCGTCGCCGAGCGCGACTTCACGGCGGTCGGGGTGTCGATGGGCAACCCGCACGCGGTCTGCTTCGCCGACGATCTCGACGTGCCCGCGCTGCGCGATCTCGACCTGACCCGCCCCCCCGCGTTCTCCCCGGTGGACTTCCCGGACGGGGTGAACGTCGAGATCGTCGTCGAGCGGCCGGGTGGGGTCGCCATGCGGGTCTACGAACGCGGGGTCGGGGAGACGGCCTCCTGCGGCACCGGTGCCTGCGCGGTCGCGGTGGCCTGGGCCGCCCGCCAGGGTCTGCGTCCCACCCCCGGATCTGCCCTCGCCTCCGAGCCCGCGCCTGACGCCGAGCCGGGGCAAAGCGCGGCGGCGGGCGTCCGCCCGTCGGCTGTGTCGGGGGTGCGCCACGGCGCCGGCGCGGCGCCGTCGGCGGTCGAGGTCGAGGTCGAGGTCGACGTCCCGGGCGGCGGCCTGGTGGTCGTCTGGCGTCCCGGCACCGTGCTGCTGCGGGGACCGGCCGAGCTGGTCTACGACGGTGTGCTGCGCCCGGCCAGCCTGGGCCCGGCCACCCTGGGCCCGGCGGACCCGGGCGGGCAGGGCGCGGCCGCGAGCGCGGACGTGGCCGGGGTCGCCGACGCCACCGAGATCCTGGCGGCCGCCGGACTGCCCGGCTCCTCCGGCCGCTGA